One Vicia villosa cultivar HV-30 ecotype Madison, WI linkage group LG5, Vvil1.0, whole genome shotgun sequence genomic window, AGGCTTCAAACAAGTACAAGGTATTGATTTCTTTGACACTTACTCCCCTGTTATCAAACTCACTACTGTAAGACTGATTCTTGCCCTTGCTTCCAATTTAAATATGCACTTGTTTCAATTAGATGTTCATAATGCTTTCTTGCATGGAGAGTTGACTGAAGAAGTCTATATGTCTCTCCCTAAAGGCATTAAACCTTCTTATCCTAATCAAGTCTGCCGCCTATTAAaatctctttatggattaaaACAGTCTAGCAGactttggtttgaaaaattgtCTCGGGTTCTGTTGGATAATAAGTTCCATCAATGCTCCTCAgaccattctttgttcattaaTCAGTCTAACTCTTCCCTTACATTAATACTTATATATGTTGATGACCTTCTTATTGCAGGCACCAACCTAACCATTATCAACAACACAAAACAACTTCTTCACCAGCACTTTCACTTGAAAGATCTTGGCAATCTCAGATATTTCCTAGGTCTGGAAATTGCAAGGAACAAGTCAGGCATACACATCAATCAGCGAAAATACACACTGGACTTGCTGTCTCAAACAGGTCTCCTTGGTTGCAAACCGGCATCAACACCGATGGCACGTGATACAAGGCTTACAACAACTGATGGCATTCCTCTCACAGATTCCACAAAGTACCGCAAGCTCATTGGTCAATTGATATACCTTCTTAATACACGACCTGATATTTCATACGCAGTGCAACAACTAAGCCAACACATGTCAAAACCCACTGATCTACACTACAACGCTGCGATACGTGTACTACGCTATCTCAAGTCATCTCCGGCACAAGGCCTATTTTTCTCCAGCAATTCTCCTCTTCAACTGAAGGCTTTCTCCGACTCTGATTGGGCAACCTGTCCAGAAACCAGAAAATCAATAACCGGCTACTGCATATATCTAGGAAACTCCCTTATATCCTGGAAGTCAAAGAAACAGGCCACCATCTCACGCAGCTCTACAGAGGCTGAATACCGCTCTATGGCTACTACCGTTTGCGAGTTACAATGGTTGACCAACATCCTCAACGAACTACACATCACCTTCAAACAACCGGCCTTGCTTTACTGCGACAATGCTTCAGCCATTCATATAGCCAGCAATTCGTCCTTCCATGAACGAACAAAACATATCGAGATCGATTGTCATATTGTTCGTGAAAAGCTTCAACAAAAACTGTTCCACTTATTACCTATATCCTCAAACCAACAACTTGCAGACATGTTCACAAAACCTTTACACCCATCTTTGTTCAAATCTAATATAGGTAAGCTTGGGTTATATTCAATATATCCTCAAGCTTATGGGGGGGTATTAGAAACTTAGGCTTATTGGACTTTTTTCCTTTCTAATTGGGCTTCCATTCAATTTATTCACAGCCCAACTTTTGTATTATATAATGTACTATGCTAGTTGCTTTGAGGTTAATGAGAAACGAGGGAAAATTCCTCATTTGAATTTCCCCTTCCTGTTCACAACATTCACCTTCTTCATAATGCATTCTCATATTGTAATACAAACAAGACCAGTGATCATGCCTTGAACAGCTCCAATAACAGATGGTTTCTTGAAATAAATCACATCAAGCCATGTCCAAACCAAAAGGCTTGTAGCTGCACAAATGTTTGTGTTAAGAACAGCCATGGAGGAATCAGTGTTGGCCGAATAAGGATCTCCACCGTTGAAACCAGCCCATCCTAACCATAGTAAACCTGCCCCCGCCAACGTTAGTAACACGTTGTTTGGTGGGAACCTCTCCCTGTCCTTCTTTGATCTAGGCCCCACCTACATTATTTTCAAACTCATTATTGTATTAGATTTTTGCAGTTTGTATATTTGCTTCCATGATACCGACCTAGTTAATTATTTGTTGATATATTTGTCACCAATGACAAATTTATACATTAATACAAACACTACCAAACAATGAGTACATTTCTATTATTaagaatttaaatataatatatgaatGGATATTCTGAGATTTTTCAATCTCTACCAAGTCAATGCATATAGAAAAAAAGGCAATCATGCATATTGTATCGATGTATATATTAAAAATGGATATAAATAAACTTTAGTAACACTTATAAAAAAAAAGCATGGTGAAAAAGAGAACAATTTACCCAATAAGCAGCAGTGAAACCAGCAATTCCAGAAGAAAGATGAATAACATAACCACCAGAATAATCCATAACACCCCATTGAAACAAAAACCCACCACCCCACAAACTAAAAGCACCAACAGTATAAGAAAAAGTTAACCAAAGAGGCACAAACATCATCCACGCCTTAAAACTCATCCTCGCCAAAACCGACCCCGCCAATATAACCACCGAAATAGCTGCAAAAACACACTGAAACCAAACCATAGTCGCCATCGGATAAAACGGCGTAGCTTCAGCGGTTTCAACTACTCCATTGTGATAGTAATGCGTCGTAGCCGGTAGCCCGGCCTGGTTGATAAGAAATTTCTGGCCTAAAGCCGGCCCGGCCTTACCCCAAAATGGTAAGAGTTTTTCACCAAATGACATCTTATAAGCCCATGTAACCCAACAGATTATGACCGCTGCGAAAGCGTAAAGCGCCATGAAAGCTGAGTTTACTGCCCATTTCTTTTTGACTATGCTGCCGTAGAGGATCACGAGTCCCGGCATGCTTTGGATTCCGACAAGAGTGGCTGATACCATTTGCCATGTGTTGTCTCCTTTGTTT contains:
- the LOC131602921 gene encoding ammonium transporter 3 member 1-like; translation: MASPPLPVAYQAWTSQAVPDWLNKGDNTWQMVSATLVGIQSMPGLVILYGSIVKKKWAVNSAFMALYAFAAVIICWVTWAYKMSFGEKLLPFWGKAGPALGQKFLINQAGLPATTHYYHNGVVETAEATPFYPMATMVWFQCVFAAISVVILAGSVLARMSFKAWMMFVPLWLTFSYTVGAFSLWGGGFLFQWGVMDYSGGYVIHLSSGIAGFTAAYWVGPRSKKDRERFPPNNVLLTLAGAGLLWLGWAGFNGGDPYSANTDSSMAVLNTNICAATSLLVWTWLDVIYFKKPSVIGAVQGMITGLVFCITPGAGLVQGWAAIIMGVLSGSVPWYTMMVLGKKFTIFQKVDDTLAVFHTHAVAGLLGGILTGLFAEPRLSSLFLPVTNSKGGVYGGSGGVQILKQIVGALFIIGWNIVATSIICLVVGFCVPLRMTEEELLIGDDAVHGEEAYALWGDGEKLSLYKDDTTTGQGVLASSGATQVV